The sequence below is a genomic window from Corythoichthys intestinalis isolate RoL2023-P3 chromosome 17, ASM3026506v1, whole genome shotgun sequence.
TCTCTGGTCCATGTGTATTTTGTTAAAACCACAGTACCTGGATGAAACCTATGCAAACGCTACACATAATGTATAAGGGGGAGCAGACTTTCAAATCCCAAATGGGATTGTGAGCAAAAGTTCAAATAAAAAAGGTCCTTCCATCCATTTTCATTAGTAAGGTCACCAATGAACTGCAGGTGCTGCTGATGACCTTGGGGGAAGAGGAGGGAGGCGTTCCATTGCTGATCAATACAGCATCTCTACAAACATGCCTAGTGACAATTTGGAATATCCAATTTAACCTGCATGATTTTAGAATGGGGGAGGGAGAGAGCCAGAGTATTATTCTGTAATACAGAGGGAGCCATTGTTTGCCAAAAGAGATCATTAGTTATGCCGTTGCAAATGATCCAATGCCACTCATTTGAAATGACAAAGAGTAACAGGCAAAATGAAAAAGTGCTCTTTTGCTCAATGGAAGAAGGTAACAAATGTGTCATGACATTTTGAAGTGGTCTTCTGTGAGCCCCCCGATGTGAAATATGTGCTTTGGCTTAATAAAGTTTGGGAAACATTGCCCCGGTTCAACAATGTTGCCAAGCATGTGCTATCGAGTGTAAAAATGGATTGTTTTTCATTAACAGTGTGCAAAGTTCCTTTAGGAATTTCTTATCCTTTTGATCTCCCCAAAATGTCTTGGGGATAAACAACTCCACTGTGTTGAGACTAGACAGAAAAAATGTGTTTACTGCCTGGCATCCAGTATACACTATACTgtattttacatgatagtatattCTCACTCAATGGATGCTTTTTACCTTCTGTTGAATTGTGCTGCAAGCTACAAATACATTTTCTTTTGCCTTGCCTGTCTTCAGTTATTCAATGACGTATTAACTTGAAACAATTGAGGGAGCGGCGCACTGCCTAAATGATTAACATTGCTGCCTGACAttcatccattcaaaatgaattggattggAGGTctgtggccgtcagtggcaatgAGTtccttttgggacatttactcCCACTGAAAAGGAAGAATGACTCCGAATCAACAGAAGGTAACCTGTAGtgtgacaccttttttaaaagGACATACCGATTCTTGTTGGGAccattttgggctacaaagtatttccATATTATTTCCTACCCCTGGTAAATAGCAGCTACTGTTTTGCATCAtagtttttcttcttcattCTTTCTTTGTGTCAGAGTTGGGCCTGCTGCTGAAGTCGAGTATCGATAGAGGTCAGTTGGTGCCCGATGACGTCATGTCTCGTCTCATCCTCACGGACCTGCGGGCGATAGAGCGGCGCAGCTGGCTGCTCGACGGTAAGAACATCCAATGTATTGCTACGAAACCTACACACTTTTCCCAATACCACACGAATGCAAGGCtctttggacttttttttttggtacataTTCTGGTGAATTCTGGTGCAAATTTGAAAAGACCGAGCATGGAACACTTGGACCTTTTGCCTTGATTGATGAAGGTCATCAGGTGTTTTCAGTGAAAGAAAGGCACTGAGGTCTAGAAAGAGATTCCAGCTCAAATAAGAGATTGGAGCACTTTCAAAGACAGCACTGATTTAGATTGGAGCACTTTCAAAGACAGCACTGATTTGACGTTTTGATGTTTGCTctgttgttctttgtttcttCAATATTAGTTGTtcaatttttgggtcacttttccTAACCGGCCAGGGACTAGATGAGATGTAGCATTTGGCCAAATGTGGCGTATTTACTTGTATATGTTTATGAGTTCTTGGTTTGGAAAAGCCTATTCAATAAAGTGAAGGAATGCAGAAAGCAAGGGATTTGAGGTCTGTACGTCTATTCCTGTCTTGCACAAATATCAGTGAAATAGGAAGTTGCCTACCAGCCAATAAGGGGGGAGGGGTCAAATTCAGCACTTTTTTGTGTCCGGATGAAACTCTTTGTCTCGTcgaattaacaacaacaaaaagtgacgTACCTCCATGATCTAGGAATCTGCTTGATAAGAAATAAGATATACCACATTTTGAGGGCTTCTATGTTTTTTAGCCATTCTGGATAAAAATGCTATAGACGACTTGTTCCTCTGACCTAGAAAGAAAATGGTAGTGAGCTGTTTTCTATTATTTATGTTTTGTACCTCTGGCACCTGAACCGGGAAGCAGCCTTGATATGACAAATGTTCAACCATATGCGGAACATCATGTGACCAAACAGGTTTGTAGGAGTAACATGAAATGGTACCATGCTGCTACAGTATTTTGTCATCCACCATCAACTGGGACTGTGCCTGCCAATAGGAAGTTGGAACAAATTGACCACTTGACCAGGATAAAAAGGCAAATTGGAGATAACTGCCTCTTTCTTCTACGTAATGTCTGAACCTGGCAGGAAGTAGCCTTGGAAATGGAACCCGTAACCGTTTCCTCCGAGGTCAATGAACACGGATGTTGCCTGCCAAGTGCCAACCAACTGGGAGAAAATCCTTTTTTGTTAGCCGTTTGAGTCATGAAAGAATTCACTCATCATCTTGTCAAATatctgattttgtttttttgtttgattcaTCTGACCTCAGGTTTCCCTCGAACAGTCCCCCAAGCGGACTTTCTGGATGAAGTCTACAGCGTGCACACAGTCATCAACCTCAATGTACCTTTCCACACCATTAAAGAGAGACTGTCATCTCGCTGGACTCATCTTCCCAGTGGAAGAGTGTACAACGTTGATTTCAACCCTCCTAAAGTGCCTGTAATTTCATCTCTTATTATTTCTACCGGTAGTTTTGTTTTGGAAATTGTTTTAATTGGGTCACAATTGAAGACCACAGCTAATCCACATTGAAATAACTTGTTGCTAACAAGCGACGCCTAGCCCTTCAACTGTAAATTGTCGCATTTTATTCAGGGTCGTGACGATGTCACCGGGGAACTTTTGGTCCAGAGGGACGATGACACGCCAGATACAGTAACGAGGAGACTGAAGGCCTACCAAACCCAAACGGAGCCAGTCTTAGAATATTACAGGTATGCCCATAGATTGTCTGTATTTGAATCATCTAATAaaggcccgcccgcccgcccgcccgcccgcatTCATTGTAAGGCAGGAAGTAAAACCGAATTCAAATGAGAAGAACTGAAAGCTGTTTAAAAAAGATCTTGTTTTCAAATCACAAGTATTGAAACCATGAGTTCAGTTTATTCAAACACAACTGCTGTGAAGAACTGTATTAGAAACTGTAGACAGAGAAATAACAGATGAAGTCAAGCTCATTAGTAGATGTGGtgaggttttttttattttgaaggtgtTGCACGTCAGACCAGCTACAACATTACGAGTGTCACTTTGCGACACCGCACAGAGAAATAAATGAGTCCAAATGGCCAGATGTATTGCCTACTATTTTCAACAGCGCTAACATTTTTGCTCCTTGGTGGACATTCCTCACAAGTGTTTTCCTCATTCCTCAAGGCCATCAGAAACATAGTTGACCTTTTATCAAGACCCAAAAATGGACTGTATTTTTCCGTTCAGATATAGGAATTGTCATTTATGGTGCATGAAATCACTGctctcagtcatacaataaaacGCAAGTGAAATTTTCACTTTTAGCTTGATGCAAATGAGTGCACAGACATCGAGCGAGGGCCATTAAGGATGAGTTTGTTATGGGTGAACAATCATGATCATATTATTTGTAGTAGAAATCCCAACATGCtcttattagggatgtcccgatcccatCTTTTTGCACCTGAGAGAGGACGAGTCACCGGATTTAGACAATGTGCCGATATAGAGTGGCGAATTTGGACATTTTTCAACAAAAGttacaaacatgttacagtattgATTACAGTACTTTATCCGGGAGTGCTGTGGAGTAtaaaacatgtacagtatgtatatggcggaaaacactcaggtgacttgaagttccgctctgagatccccaatttggccaaatttcgaaattgtcctatatgcatgtgtgatacatcattggatagcttcaaatctctattttccatgggaagaaaaatttggaacaggagggcatttaaaaaaaaaaaaaaatgtaaccccTAAATCCTAActcaaggtgagagcatgagcgagtataattaaagacaccaagattttaacgagatattatcgcgtacttaccttgttttgatccacaaactccacgtagcatgtctcaccgagtgtcaagacacagctgcgaatggccacagatggactttttggggattttatgggtgaaacacagtaatataacaagggtcgcgatgcagaaatcgcagacatcaaggagtggtcaagattttctttgtcaaatatttactttttttttctctccatgaTTTGAACTCatcattctaagctaaaaatgacattgtgAATAATAtatttacttaccttctttttatgagggtttccagggtaaaacggacgaattaaaaatggttcggggacttaatgtgccatgaatcttctatggcagcatatagaccgattgttctatcaaacacaacagttcttttggcttaaaatacaccagttatttttaaaaggggtgcaagagcagaaactgctttttcagccttgtctgtgttttctgccatatacttttcttttggcaatgccatcatATTTCTGGAGTAttatgttactttttagccctttcaaaattattattattataatattggtAGTAGGCATAATCCATTCCTGGGTAAAACTggccatcatcatcatcataaaacCATTGCTAATTAGAATTTAGATAGAGGTGCATTGTTTTAAGGTGAAGATTTTGAATAAAGGTATTAAAatggggaggaaaaaaacatgttatactCACCATTAATTCGAACGACACAATTATTTCCTGTATTCCTGGGATTGCAGTTTTTATACTGCTATTATCGATGACTTTATTGCTTTTGTGTTTGCTGGGTTTTCACCAAGTTCTCTGGTGTGGTATGGTGTGGCGTCCTTAAAAACACAGACGCTTGGATCATTAAAATGCTGTCCCTTTTGAATTCAACTATATGACTTCAATGGCGACCACAGCTCCAAAAATGTGCTATACTAAAATCCAAATATTTGAcatgcacagttcaaatatttaaaataagacCTTTCTGTTTCAGAATTTAAAAGTGGCCCTCACACAGAAATGCCCATCTACACTGTATACAATGTAACAAAATAAGTGACATACCCCTATTATGATTGTTAAAGCTATTTCTTTTGCAGGAGTAAAGGTGTACTGGAGACATTTTCTGGGACAGAAACCAACAAGATTTGGCCCCACGTTGAAGCCTTCCTccacaaaaagctctttgtgctgAATCAGAAACTTTTATAGCGGCAGCTGAATGTACAACTGTATTTATGAATACACAGACCACTGAATTTTGCTGTTGTCATTCCACATTGTGCCTTAGACAGTTAGAGTTTGCACAAACGAGTCTTATTTAGCCGACCGTCAAGTAAAAAATGTTCTTAAAtctaagaaagaaaaaaaaaagttgtatagTTTGGCATGAGAAGCGTTTCTCATGACGTAAACCACTATTAAAAGGGAACGTGCAATGCTCTTCCATAATAATTCACTCCAGTGCCTTTGAATGTAGAACTTGGATGTTGACAATTTGTGAGCTCCAGAATATTATATGTAtaataattgtattttatacAGTTTAAGTGTCAATTGTTTGGAGAAGCACAATACAGGACCTTTGTCTGGTGCCGTCATTGTATTAAGAGCTGCCTTGAAATGGAGATGTTCCTCGCGTAATCACGGGCATGAACAAAATTGTGTTTTAAgtttgaatacaaaataaacgtTGATGCTAATAACTTGGTTGACCTATGAGTGTGCAAGATCTAGCATAAATGTAACCGACCACGCGTCAACTCAATAGTTGCTTAGTTTCGCCAATACGTTCATCTGTGCCGAACACCCTGTGACAAAGATTGGTCAACCTCAAAGAGAAAGAAATTCACACTTTCATATTTATATATCGGAGGCCGAGCCATCGCTGAGAGTTGAACGATTGTCTTTTGGAGTTGTAAAATTGGCTAAAGACTAGTCCGGGGTGTTTGCTGCCTGTCGGCAACTCGCACGTGAACTTATTATTGCAGAAAACGGAGGGAATTTTCCCAGAGTACAGTGATGAAAATAAACACAACAGGGCTTTTCGTCATGGAATATCATTTAATGCACCATCTACACTTCAAAATAAACACACTGAAATGATTCTATAGAATTTATTATCTGGAAAATAGATAGCTGGAAGCCTGAGCAAACAAAGTCATTCCAATACAAATAACCTTCAGACGGTTCAAATAATAAGCTTATCATAAGCCTGCTTGtaggaaaaaaacagtgttcagAATTGCGCATGATTAGGAACGcaactaaaaataaatataaagtgcAGTACACATTCGGATGCAAAGCTCCTTTCTGCATACGTCGACTCGAAGAGACTTGAGCCCTTTACATTCCTGCACTTTTCCATAATCATGTCAAAAGTCAACTGGAGATGTTGATATTCAAATCATTCATTTTGTTCATATGTAAAGGATGACCAATTCAAGGGAAAGACAAGACCTTCATGTG
It includes:
- the ak3 gene encoding GTP:AMP phosphotransferase AK3, mitochondrial, with the protein product MVVRGIFRAVIMGPPGSGKGTVSGRISKSFGLKHISSGDILRSNINAKTELGLLLKSSIDRGQLVPDDVMSRLILTDLRAIERRSWLLDGFPRTVPQADFLDEVYSVHTVINLNVPFHTIKERLSSRWTHLPSGRVYNVDFNPPKVPGRDDVTGELLVQRDDDTPDTVTRRLKAYQTQTEPVLEYYRSKGVLETFSGTETNKIWPHVEAFLHKKLFVLNQKLL